A single region of the Streptomyces sp. NBC_01262 genome encodes:
- a CDS encoding glycoside hydrolase family 6 protein, whose protein sequence is MLSSFVTAVSAAALLSSGWAAAPDPGGDVPDSPFWVNPDTRAARQAAAWEARGREGDAALLRRIAGQPTATWVGDRDPEAEVRRITVAAAYQDRIPVIAAYDIPHRDCGYYSEGGAPTASAYRRWIRRLAAGIEDRKALVILEPDAVAQLVAGCEGAELDGGRLELLGEAVKALKALPRTKVYLDAGNAGWLPDQKVLVEAMWQAGVRDADGFALNVSNFQTTEVSRAYGDRLSRQLGGVHYVIDTSRNGNGPWLSQNDSEAWCNPPHRALGQPPTVATGSPLIDAFLWIKRPGESDGACRGAPPAGHWWASYALDLARSSVTA, encoded by the coding sequence ATGTTGAGTTCTTTTGTCACCGCCGTGTCCGCGGCCGCTCTGCTCTCCTCCGGCTGGGCGGCGGCGCCGGATCCTGGCGGTGACGTGCCCGATTCCCCGTTCTGGGTGAATCCGGACACCCGGGCGGCCCGGCAGGCCGCGGCCTGGGAGGCGCGCGGGCGGGAGGGCGACGCCGCGCTGCTGCGCCGTATCGCCGGCCAGCCCACCGCCACCTGGGTCGGCGACCGCGACCCCGAGGCCGAGGTCCGCCGGATCACCGTCGCCGCGGCCTACCAGGACCGCATCCCCGTCATCGCCGCCTACGACATCCCGCACCGCGACTGCGGCTACTACTCCGAGGGCGGGGCCCCCACCGCGTCCGCCTACCGGCGCTGGATCCGGCGGCTCGCGGCGGGCATCGAGGACCGCAAGGCGCTGGTGATCCTTGAGCCCGACGCCGTCGCCCAGCTCGTGGCCGGCTGCGAGGGCGCGGAGCTGGACGGCGGACGGCTCGAACTTCTCGGCGAGGCCGTCAAGGCGCTCAAGGCGCTCCCGCGTACGAAGGTCTATCTGGACGCCGGCAACGCGGGGTGGCTCCCCGACCAGAAGGTCCTCGTCGAGGCCATGTGGCAGGCCGGGGTCCGCGACGCGGACGGCTTCGCCCTGAACGTCTCCAACTTCCAGACCACCGAGGTCAGCCGCGCCTATGGGGACCGGCTCTCGCGCCAGCTCGGCGGTGTCCACTACGTCATCGACACCAGCCGCAACGGCAACGGGCCCTGGCTCTCGCAGAACGACAGCGAGGCCTGGTGCAACCCACCGCACCGGGCGCTCGGGCAGCCGCCGACCGTCGCCACGGGCAGTCCGCTCATCGACGCGTTCCTGTGGATCAAGCGGCCCGGCGAGTCCGACGGCGCGTGCCGCGGCGCCCCGCCCGCCGGGCACTGGTGGGCCTCGTACGCGCTCGACCTGGCGCGGTCGTCGGTTACCGCGTGA
- a CDS encoding SigB/SigF/SigG family RNA polymerase sigma factor, which translates to MFARMRELEEGTHEYQYVRNTLIELNLTLVRFAARRFQSRNSQLDDIMQVGTIGLIKAVDRFDIQRGVEFTSFALPTIVGEMKRFFRDTSWAAHVPRRLQEARIDIARATETLGKQLGRDPTTPELAAQLQVTEAEITEARTATDNAYTASSLDATIDEDGVESTITAHLGRMDPSLERVDDLVSLKPLIAGLDERDRTILSLRFGAELTQTEIADRIGVSQMHVCRILKRILSTLRDGLLAEAPAPDNRAVQPTS; encoded by the coding sequence ATGTTCGCCCGGATGAGGGAGCTGGAAGAGGGCACGCACGAGTACCAGTACGTGCGCAACACCCTCATCGAGCTCAACCTCACCCTGGTGCGGTTCGCCGCACGCCGCTTCCAGTCCCGTAACTCGCAACTCGACGACATCATGCAGGTCGGCACGATCGGGCTGATCAAGGCGGTGGACCGCTTCGACATCCAGCGCGGAGTGGAGTTCACCAGCTTCGCCCTGCCGACCATCGTCGGGGAGATGAAGCGCTTCTTCCGCGACACGAGCTGGGCCGCGCATGTGCCGCGCCGGCTGCAGGAGGCCCGGATCGACATTGCCCGGGCCACCGAGACGCTCGGCAAGCAGCTCGGCCGCGATCCGACCACCCCCGAACTCGCCGCCCAACTGCAGGTCACCGAGGCCGAGATCACCGAGGCCCGGACCGCCACGGACAACGCCTACACCGCGTCGTCCCTGGACGCCACCATCGACGAGGACGGCGTCGAGAGCACCATCACCGCACACCTCGGGCGCATGGACCCGTCCCTGGAACGGGTGGACGACCTCGTCAGCCTCAAGCCGCTGATCGCCGGGCTCGACGAGCGCGACCGCACGATCCTGTCGCTGCGCTTCGGCGCGGAGCTCACCCAGACCGAGATCGCCGACCGGATAGGGGTCTCCCAGATGCACGTGTGCCGGATCCTGAAGCGGATCCTGTCGACCCTGCGGGACGGCCTGCTGGCCGAGGCGCCCGCGCCCGACAACCGGGCGGTTCAGCCCACCAGTTGA
- a CDS encoding beta-ketoacyl-[acyl-carrier-protein] synthase family protein → MTRRVVVTGVGAVAPGGVGREAFWARITGGRPAIRRITRFDPAEYRSRIAAECDFDPVAAGLTPQEIRRNDRFAQFALAASAEALGDSGLRVEEEDPDRIGVSLGTAVGATVTLEDEYVVASDAGHHWEVDSGHGMPFLYRAMHPSSAASEISLRYGLHGPCGVVSTGCTSGIDAIGYAFQAMRDGEADIMIAGASDAPISPITVACFDAIRATTTGGEDPAQASTPFDRQRSGFVLGEGSAVLVLEDLGHAVERGAHIYCEVRGYDNRANAFHMTGLRPDGYELGEAIISAMCEAGVRPDQLDYISAHGSGTTQNDRHETAAYKRALGEHAYKVAISSIKSVIGHSLGAIGSLEMAACALAVDRGVIPPTANLVHPDPECDLDYTPVFAREQQVRHALSVGSGFGGFQSAMVFSAVDAQEASE, encoded by the coding sequence GTGACACGCCGGGTCGTGGTCACGGGCGTCGGAGCGGTCGCGCCCGGGGGAGTGGGGCGCGAGGCGTTCTGGGCGCGGATCACCGGCGGGCGCCCGGCGATCCGCCGGATCACCCGCTTCGACCCCGCCGAGTACCGCTCGCGGATCGCCGCCGAGTGCGACTTCGACCCCGTCGCGGCCGGGCTGACCCCGCAGGAGATCCGGCGCAACGACCGCTTCGCCCAGTTCGCCCTGGCCGCCTCGGCCGAGGCGCTGGGCGACAGCGGTCTGCGCGTCGAGGAGGAGGACCCGGACCGGATCGGCGTCAGCCTCGGCACGGCGGTCGGCGCCACCGTCACCCTGGAGGACGAGTACGTCGTCGCCAGCGACGCCGGCCACCACTGGGAGGTCGACTCCGGCCACGGCATGCCCTTCCTCTACCGGGCCATGCACCCCTCCTCGGCCGCCAGCGAGATATCGCTGCGTTACGGGCTGCACGGCCCCTGCGGAGTGGTCTCCACCGGCTGCACCTCCGGCATCGACGCCATCGGCTACGCCTTCCAGGCCATGCGGGACGGCGAGGCCGACATCATGATCGCCGGCGCCTCCGACGCGCCCATCTCCCCGATCACCGTGGCCTGCTTCGACGCCATCCGGGCCACCACCACCGGCGGCGAGGATCCCGCACAGGCCTCGACCCCCTTCGACCGGCAGCGCAGCGGCTTCGTCCTCGGCGAGGGCAGCGCCGTCCTGGTCCTGGAGGACCTCGGCCACGCCGTCGAGCGCGGGGCGCACATCTACTGCGAGGTGCGCGGCTACGACAACCGGGCCAACGCCTTCCACATGACCGGCCTGCGCCCCGACGGCTACGAGCTCGGCGAGGCCATCATCTCCGCGATGTGCGAGGCCGGGGTCCGCCCCGACCAGCTCGACTACATCAGCGCCCACGGCTCCGGCACCACACAGAACGACCGCCACGAGACCGCCGCCTACAAGCGGGCCCTGGGCGAGCACGCCTACAAGGTGGCCATCAGCTCCATCAAGTCCGTCATCGGCCACTCCCTCGGCGCGATCGGCTCCCTGGAGATGGCCGCCTGCGCGCTCGCCGTCGACCGGGGCGTCATCCCGCCCACCGCCAACCTCGTCCACCCCGACCCCGAGTGCGACCTCGACTACACCCCCGTCTTCGCCCGCGAACAGCAGGTGCGGCACGCCCTGTCGGTGGGCAGCGGCTTCGGCGGCTTCCAGTCGGCGATGGTCTTCTCGGCCGTGGACGCCCAGGAGGCCTCCGAATGA
- a CDS encoding beta-ketoacyl synthase N-terminal-like domain-containing protein: MTNRAVLTGVGVVAPTGIGTVPYWRSTLGGRSGLRRLVRPDATRSPICVAGEVSGFEPAEWMTNKLRVQTDRWSWFAMAAAEMALADAALNPAEQLPFQLSVVTAGGSGGNEFGQKEEQALWAEHPSKVSAYQSIAWFYAASTGQLSIRHNLTGGCGVVSADGAGGLDALKQAWRLLRRGSKAVLVGGTEAPLSPFALTCQATLHTVYRGQDPGRAYLPFSPDAAGFVPGEGGALMVLEERSHAALRGARIYAELLGHAATHDAHHHTDPAPDGVQLAKAITAALDRAGRDPDDVDVVFADGAGDPAGDAAEAAALRKVFGPRLDELPVTIPKSAVGRLTSGAGALDVAAAALALRSGVVPPTAGGDADATRERYGIRLVTRRERSDRLRTALVVARGTGGFNSAVVLGAFV; encoded by the coding sequence ATGACGAACAGGGCAGTCCTCACCGGCGTCGGCGTCGTCGCCCCGACCGGCATCGGCACCGTGCCGTACTGGCGCTCCACCCTCGGGGGCCGCAGCGGCCTGCGCCGCTTGGTCCGCCCCGACGCGACCCGCTCGCCGATCTGTGTGGCCGGGGAGGTCAGCGGCTTCGAGCCCGCCGAGTGGATGACCAACAAGCTGCGGGTCCAGACCGACCGCTGGAGCTGGTTCGCGATGGCGGCGGCCGAGATGGCGCTCGCCGACGCCGCCCTCAACCCCGCCGAGCAGCTGCCCTTCCAGCTCTCGGTGGTCACCGCCGGCGGCTCGGGCGGCAACGAGTTCGGCCAGAAGGAGGAGCAGGCCCTGTGGGCCGAGCACCCCAGCAAGGTCAGCGCCTACCAGTCGATCGCCTGGTTCTACGCCGCCAGCACCGGCCAGCTCTCCATCCGGCACAACCTCACCGGCGGCTGCGGCGTCGTCTCGGCGGACGGCGCCGGCGGCCTCGACGCCCTCAAGCAGGCCTGGCGGCTGCTGCGCCGGGGCAGCAAGGCCGTCCTGGTCGGCGGCACCGAGGCCCCGCTGTCCCCGTTCGCCCTCACCTGCCAGGCCACATTGCATACCGTCTACCGTGGACAGGATCCCGGCCGCGCCTATCTGCCGTTCAGCCCGGACGCCGCCGGCTTCGTGCCCGGCGAGGGCGGCGCGCTGATGGTCCTGGAGGAGCGTTCGCACGCCGCTCTGCGCGGCGCCCGGATCTACGCCGAGCTGCTCGGCCACGCCGCCACGCACGACGCCCACCACCACACCGACCCCGCCCCTGACGGCGTCCAGCTCGCGAAGGCGATCACCGCCGCCCTGGACCGGGCCGGCCGGGACCCGGACGACGTGGACGTGGTGTTCGCCGACGGCGCCGGCGACCCGGCCGGCGACGCGGCCGAGGCGGCGGCCCTGCGGAAGGTCTTCGGCCCCCGGCTGGACGAGTTGCCGGTCACCATCCCCAAGTCGGCGGTCGGCCGGCTGACCTCCGGGGCCGGCGCCCTCGATGTGGCGGCGGCCGCGCTCGCCCTGCGCTCCGGCGTCGTCCCCCCGACGGCCGGGGGCGACGCGGACGCGACCCGGGAGCGGTACGGGATTCGGCTGGTCACCCGGCGGGAGCGGTCCGACCGGCTGCGTACGGCGCTGGTGGTGGCCCGGGGGACGGGCGGCTTCAACAGCGCGGTCGTACTGGGCGCATTCGTATAA
- a CDS encoding chaplin: protein MNRISKAAVLTAAAGAAVVGSAGGALADANAGAAAVGSPGVLSGNVIQVPVHVPVNLCGNTVNIIALLNPAIGNTCVNADGKHHGH from the coding sequence GTGAACCGTATCTCCAAGGCCGCCGTCCTGACCGCTGCCGCCGGCGCGGCCGTCGTCGGCTCCGCGGGCGGAGCCCTGGCCGACGCCAACGCGGGCGCGGCCGCGGTCGGCTCCCCCGGCGTGCTCAGCGGCAACGTCATCCAGGTCCCGGTGCACGTGCCGGTCAACCTGTGCGGCAACACCGTCAACATCATCGCCCTGCTCAACCCGGCGATCGGCAACACCTGCGTCAACGCGGACGGCAAGCACCACGGGCACTGA
- a CDS encoding chaplin, with product MKRLTQALALTVAAGAAVLGTAGGAMAHDGHDGHRGGASADAKAVGSPGVLSGNVIQVPVDVPINVCGNSIGLIHLLNPATGNVCVNSSGKHHDK from the coding sequence GTGAAGCGTCTCACCCAGGCCCTGGCACTGACCGTCGCGGCCGGTGCCGCGGTCCTCGGCACCGCCGGCGGAGCCATGGCCCACGACGGCCACGACGGCCACCGCGGCGGAGCGTCGGCCGACGCCAAGGCGGTCGGCTCCCCGGGCGTCCTCAGCGGCAACGTCATCCAGGTGCCGGTGGACGTGCCGATCAACGTCTGCGGCAACAGCATCGGCCTCATCCACCTGCTGAACCCGGCCACCGGAAACGTCTGCGTCAACAGCAGCGGCAAGCACCACGACAAGTAA
- a CDS encoding chaplin — protein sequence MKRLSKAAVLTVAAGAAVLGTAGGAVAHDGHGHGSSADAIAAGSPGVVSGNVIQVPLDIPVNVCGNSVNIIALLNPAIGNTCVNA from the coding sequence GTGAAGCGTCTCTCGAAGGCCGCAGTGCTGACCGTCGCCGCGGGTGCCGCCGTTCTCGGCACCGCCGGCGGAGCCGTCGCCCACGACGGCCACGGCCACGGCTCTTCGGCCGATGCGATTGCCGCCGGCTCCCCGGGTGTCGTCAGCGGCAATGTCATCCAGGTCCCGCTCGACATCCCGGTCAACGTCTGCGGCAACTCCGTCAACATCATCGCGCTGCTGAACCCGGCCATCGGCAACACCTGCGTCAACGCCTGA
- a CDS encoding S8 family peptidase: protein MRVSPRWAAAAALMTVTALSPAAASADPAPVADAAGQYIVTMNAGTAPDALLKQLGVKPLYVYEHALPGFAARLTAAQVAQVRADPRVDEVERDSVVAIPEVEDAPSDNDLEPPDPPDVAPQAAPAAAPAAAPAVKQRMGGFVPWGLSRINQRTMGGTGYSVKATGAKVTAYIIDSGIEYTHPDFGGRAVPGFDAIHDGHGGADCNGHGTHVAGVVGGGYTGVARKTRLVSVRVFPCSSRTTDSAVIAGIDWVAGHASKPAVANLSVSGRWSPAANRAVEGLAKAGVFPVVAAGNDNVNACFVSPASSPGAFSVGAIDETDRRSWFSNWGPCVDIHAPGQDILSSYLNGTFRNMDGTAMAAPHVTGIAALYKDTYGDADFATLSKWLSGNATRNVPIDGGYGTARLFAYTNGL from the coding sequence ATGCGTGTGTCCCCGAGATGGGCGGCCGCCGCCGCTCTGATGACCGTCACAGCCCTCTCGCCGGCCGCCGCGTCGGCCGATCCCGCGCCCGTCGCTGATGCCGCCGGCCAGTACATCGTCACCATGAACGCCGGCACGGCCCCGGACGCGCTGCTCAAGCAGCTCGGCGTCAAGCCGCTGTACGTGTACGAGCACGCTCTGCCGGGCTTCGCCGCCCGGCTCACCGCCGCCCAGGTCGCGCAGGTGCGTGCCGACCCGCGCGTCGACGAGGTGGAGCGGGACTCGGTGGTCGCCATCCCGGAGGTGGAGGACGCCCCGTCCGACAACGACCTGGAGCCGCCCGACCCGCCCGACGTCGCCCCGCAGGCGGCACCGGCAGCGGCGCCCGCCGCAGCGCCCGCGGTGAAGCAGCGGATGGGCGGCTTCGTGCCCTGGGGGCTGTCCCGGATCAACCAGCGGACCATGGGCGGCACCGGATACTCCGTCAAGGCCACCGGCGCCAAGGTGACGGCGTACATCATCGACAGCGGCATCGAGTACACGCACCCGGACTTCGGGGGGCGGGCCGTGCCCGGCTTCGACGCGATCCATGACGGCCATGGCGGCGCCGACTGCAACGGCCACGGCACGCATGTGGCGGGCGTCGTCGGCGGCGGCTACACCGGGGTGGCCCGCAAGACGCGGCTGGTGTCGGTGCGGGTGTTCCCCTGCTCGTCGCGCACGACGGACTCGGCGGTCATCGCCGGGATCGACTGGGTGGCCGGCCATGCGAGCAAGCCCGCGGTGGCCAATCTGTCGGTGTCCGGACGCTGGTCGCCGGCCGCCAATCGAGCGGTCGAGGGCCTGGCGAAGGCCGGGGTCTTCCCCGTCGTCGCGGCGGGCAACGACAATGTGAACGCCTGCTTCGTGTCCCCGGCCAGTTCGCCGGGAGCCTTCTCCGTCGGGGCCATCGACGAGACCGACCGCCGGTCGTGGTTCAGCAACTGGGGCCCCTGCGTGGACATCCACGCGCCGGGCCAGGACATCCTGTCCTCGTACCTCAACGGCACGTTCCGCAACATGGACGGCACCGCGATGGCCGCCCCGCACGTCACCGGGATCGCCGCGCTCTACAAGGACACCTACGGCGACGCGGACTTCGCCACCCTGTCGAAGTGGCTCTCGGGCAACGCGACCCGCAACGTCCCGATCGACGGGGGGTACGGCACGGCACGGCTGTTCGCCTACACGAACGGGCTGTGA
- a CDS encoding DUF6313 family protein — MGQLPYWLVFRGGPIFLGVAAAFVVSGVMIGWGDSYDVLLGIESPRSSGNNAATWMLSLVGWLGVPSLIGAVAGHIVSAGITARRKATYEEIVDLIRRELPGPGPGRRRGKG; from the coding sequence TTGGGTCAGCTCCCGTACTGGCTGGTGTTCCGGGGCGGACCGATCTTTCTCGGGGTCGCGGCGGCGTTCGTGGTCAGCGGGGTCATGATCGGCTGGGGCGATTCGTACGACGTGCTGCTGGGCATCGAGTCCCCTCGCTCCAGCGGGAACAACGCCGCGACGTGGATGCTCTCGCTGGTCGGCTGGCTTGGGGTCCCCTCCCTGATCGGGGCGGTCGCGGGGCACATCGTCTCGGCCGGGATCACCGCACGGAGGAAGGCGACGTACGAGGAGATCGTGGATCTCATACGCCGTGAACTGCCCGGCCCGGGGCCCGGGCGGCGACGGGGGAAGGGGTGA
- a CDS encoding phosphopantetheine-binding protein, whose translation MTSVTDTQFSDSDLATLLLAVGAEPPVGPGVFEDSFRDLDLDSLARTEIAARVVERWGVDVEERLTPETTPAQLRSMVEGEVAGR comes from the coding sequence GTGACGTCTGTGACCGATACTCAGTTCAGTGACAGCGACCTGGCCACGCTGCTGCTCGCCGTCGGCGCCGAGCCGCCCGTCGGCCCGGGGGTCTTCGAGGACTCCTTCCGGGACCTCGACCTGGACTCGCTGGCCCGCACCGAGATCGCCGCGCGCGTCGTGGAGCGCTGGGGCGTCGACGTGGAGGAACGACTGACCCCCGAGACCACCCCCGCGCAGCTGCGCAGCATGGTCGAGGGCGAGGTGGCGGGGCGATGA
- a CDS encoding DUF6313 family protein — protein MTRIRSLGDPDGDPDDLEFDLDFAKLHPGGWDEAQDHWEQVVVMFLNCDQVNDRKASESMAFAEDAAKRVLWPLAVDERCPKCRRVGG, from the coding sequence GTGACCAGGATCCGGAGCCTCGGTGATCCGGACGGCGATCCGGACGACCTTGAATTCGACCTGGACTTCGCCAAGTTACATCCAGGGGGTTGGGATGAAGCCCAGGATCACTGGGAACAAGTAGTAGTGATGTTTCTCAACTGCGATCAGGTGAATGATCGCAAGGCCTCGGAATCGATGGCTTTCGCTGAGGACGCCGCCAAGCGGGTGCTGTGGCCGCTGGCGGTGGACGAGCGTTGCCCGAAATGCAGGCGGGTGGGCGGTTAG
- a CDS encoding response regulator codes for MSGERIRVLLADDEHLIRGALAALLSYEDDLLVVAEAASGPEAIAMALAHRPDIAVLDLQMPGGPGAADGVDVATALRDRLPGCRTMIVTGHGRPGHLKRALAAGVRGFVPKTVSAERLAEIIRTVHAGGRYVDPELAADAISAGASPLTARETELLELAADGAPIADIARRASLSPGTVRNYLSSAAAKLSAGNRHTAVRAARERGWIP; via the coding sequence ATGAGCGGCGAGCGCATCCGGGTCCTCCTCGCCGACGACGAGCACCTCATCCGGGGCGCGTTGGCCGCCCTGCTGTCCTACGAGGACGATCTGCTGGTCGTCGCCGAGGCCGCCTCCGGCCCCGAGGCGATCGCCATGGCGCTGGCCCACCGCCCCGACATCGCGGTGCTGGACCTGCAGATGCCCGGCGGCCCGGGGGCGGCCGACGGCGTCGACGTCGCCACCGCCCTGCGGGACCGGCTCCCCGGCTGCCGCACGATGATCGTCACCGGCCACGGCCGGCCCGGCCACCTCAAGCGGGCGCTGGCCGCCGGCGTACGCGGCTTCGTGCCCAAGACCGTGTCCGCCGAGCGGCTCGCCGAGATCATCCGTACCGTCCATGCCGGAGGCCGCTACGTCGACCCCGAACTCGCCGCCGACGCCATCAGCGCCGGTGCCTCGCCCCTCACCGCCCGCGAGACCGAACTCCTCGAACTCGCCGCCGACGGCGCCCCGATAGCCGACATCGCCCGTCGCGCCTCGCTCTCCCCGGGCACCGTCCGCAACTATCTGTCCTCCGCCGCCGCCAAGCTCTCGGCCGGGAACCGCCACACGGCGGTGCGCGCCGCCCGCGAGCGCGGCTGGATTCCGTAG
- a CDS encoding cupin domain-containing protein, translating to MTAHTENEIVIDAPFTYVWTRTNDVAAWPDLFSEYAEAEILSHEGSTVTFRLAMHPDEKGRVWSWVSERTTDLASRTVRARRVETGPFEFMNIFWQYEELGPEQTRMRWVQDFRMKPDAPVDDEGMRHRINGNSKVQLQLIKDRLEARRTRAVHITDVKADNRRGGDLRTLLTPGSVGTTDGFCGMVLLGPGEAVAEHYHPYSQEYLVVVDGELRIDLDGVPHVVRADEALLVPRNVRHRVVNENGAPARGVFFLSPLAPRPDLGHVDTETREEAAAKVVRELVDR from the coding sequence ATGACCGCGCACACCGAGAACGAGATCGTCATCGACGCCCCGTTCACCTATGTCTGGACCCGTACCAACGACGTGGCCGCCTGGCCCGACCTCTTCAGCGAATACGCCGAGGCCGAGATCCTGAGCCACGAGGGCAGCACGGTCACCTTCCGGCTGGCCATGCACCCCGACGAGAAGGGCCGCGTCTGGTCCTGGGTCTCGGAGCGCACCACCGACCTGGCCTCCCGCACGGTGCGCGCCCGCCGCGTGGAGACCGGCCCCTTCGAGTTCATGAACATCTTCTGGCAGTACGAGGAGCTGGGCCCCGAGCAGACCCGGATGCGCTGGGTCCAGGACTTCCGGATGAAGCCCGACGCACCCGTGGACGACGAGGGCATGAGGCACCGCATCAACGGCAACTCCAAGGTGCAGCTCCAGCTCATCAAGGACCGCCTGGAGGCCCGCCGCACCCGCGCCGTCCACATCACCGACGTCAAGGCCGACAACCGGCGCGGCGGTGACCTGCGCACCCTGCTCACCCCCGGCTCGGTGGGCACCACCGACGGCTTCTGCGGCATGGTGCTGCTGGGCCCCGGCGAGGCCGTGGCCGAGCACTACCACCCGTACTCCCAGGAGTATCTGGTGGTCGTGGACGGCGAGTTGCGGATCGACCTCGACGGGGTGCCGCATGTCGTCCGCGCCGACGAGGCGCTGCTCGTCCCGCGCAATGTCCGGCACCGCGTGGTCAACGAGAACGGCGCCCCCGCCCGTGGGGTGTTCTTCCTCAGCCCGCTCGCGCCGCGCCCGGACCTCGGCCATGTGGACACCGAGACCAGGGAAGAGGCGGCGGCGAAGGTCGTACGCGAGCTGGTCGACCGGTGA
- a CDS encoding helix-turn-helix transcriptional regulator — MTTPDPAPKGESPNGRWTFLTNHARVLLELAREPGARMRDVADHIGITERAVQGIVADLETAGYLTKVRVGRRNRYTINPASHFRHQAEALHFVGDLLNVFAHDPEAHVISGD; from the coding sequence ATGACAACACCCGACCCCGCACCCAAGGGTGAGTCACCCAACGGGCGCTGGACATTTCTCACCAACCACGCTCGCGTGCTCCTGGAACTCGCCCGGGAGCCGGGCGCGCGGATGCGGGATGTGGCGGACCACATCGGCATCACCGAACGGGCGGTGCAGGGGATCGTCGCCGACCTCGAGACCGCGGGTTATCTGACCAAGGTCCGGGTCGGCCGGCGTAACCGGTACACCATCAATCCGGCCAGCCACTTCCGTCACCAGGCGGAGGCCCTTCACTTCGTCGGCGATCTGCTCAATGTCTTCGCCCATGACCCCGAGGCGCATGTGATATCCGGAGATTGA